The window CCGCCCAGGGTCAGCAAGCTGACCAGCAATAAAACGCCGTCGAATATCATCTCCCTCGCTTCCAGTCTGGAAATATCCTTGGCGATATAGAATTTGCCAGCGGACTCGTCGCCAATATTCACCAGATAGGTATGATCGTTCTTTTCCACTTCCCCTTGGAACGGAAAGTCCAGGCCGTCAAAGATACTGGGCAGCGCAACGCTGTCGCGGTAGTTGGCGGGCACAAACACAATATCGATATCCCCCGCTTCCCATGCGTAAGGGCTTTCTAAACCGTAGTGACTGGCGACGAACGCCTTCTCTTCAGAAAAGTTTCGGTCCAGCGTCGCTTTCTCCAGCTCCTCGTTTAACAGCAACACGATAGCGACCATCACACTGATGGTGTAAAAGCTCATTAATATGTAGGTTTTTCTGATCCTGTTCGCGATAGATGTCATACCGGTTTATTTAAAAATCCTGCTTCCATTTCCAACATACAAATTCTTTTTATATCGGCATAAGCGCGAGCAACTCTCTCAGCGGGGAGACGATTGCATAAGCGGCGACAAACGAGACGCCTCGCGCCGTGCCTGCAATGCCGGCGGCTAACTTGCTGACGCTCACGAAGACAGTGTCCGTCGACAACCATCATCGAGCGCTGTGTGACAGGGGTTCGTTCACGATAGGACTACGATCCGATTTTTTTCCTTACATACTAATCAGGGTCGCAACAATGGATTATCAAAATTACGTCAAGAAAATATCAATGTGGGGAATATGGAGGGTTGAAGATCAGCTAATAAGCGAGATGGGCGGGACAAGGTCTATAATTGCATAAGAAAAGAGCGCTCCGGCCGCCCAAAACACTCCTGTAAACCTATAAGCGCAACCACTTTATGAAAGCACTCGGCATTATCAGCATCCTACTGGCGCTCCTTTACGTCGCCTTCCTGTCCGTCGAACACAGCGAAGAAGCGGAACGCCAGAAAGAGAAAGCCGAACAACAGATCGATCAGGCGCAGAAGCAGATTGAAGAAGCCATGGAGAAGAACCGGGAGCGGTTGGAGCAAGGGGCTCAGTAAGCTAACTGATCCTGGCCCCCTCAGGCTCTAGTTAAGAAGACTCATGAGTGAGAGAAGCGGATTGAAACTGGCGCAATAGCCGATAAAACGCAGCCATTGCATCCTGTTCCCCGAAGTGCTTCAGAATCATGTTACACCAGCCAATAGTTGAACTCCCCTCGTCCAACTCCTTGGCGACAAAGAGGTCAAACGCAGTCAGTAGCTTATCATCCTTCGCATCATTCCGCCCCACAACCCAACCGTTTATGAACACTCAAGCACGGGAAATAGGTGAATTTTTCCGATGAATGATGCAATCAAAAAGGTGAGCGCGGGCTTGTCGGGACCATCACTGTGTTTGGTCTCTCCCATTGACCAATAGGGGGCGCGCTATAGAGTGAATAGTCAACCCTGAAAGTATTTAGAACTTCCGCACACTTTCCGCAACAGGGCTTTGATACTCCAATAACAGCTCCCTGGATTGGCAAATTATTATTGCCACAGTGTTCGATTATATTCATTTCAGCATGAAAGCTCTTCTTGCGATTTTTCGATACATGAAGAACATGGTATTGAGTTACATTAGTAAAACCTTCAGCATGTAGAGACTGTAGAGCGCTTCGAGCTGCAAAATCAATATGGTTTGCATTATCAGTGGAATTACCATGTCCATAGTTATACGCCACCAAAAGAGTGCCAGTCCCTACAACTGCGCAAGCTACTGTTTCGACGTCTCTCATAGCCTGCAGAACAATATTGCTCGGATCGTGCATACCAGAGAACTTCGTCGCTATAATTTGACGAGCAATTATATCTAATGGATTTAGATCATTGGGTGTAAACCCGACATAATAAGCATTATTATTCAGTGCCTGAGGGCCTATACCAACGGGGGCATGTCTCTCTACAACAAATTTTGGCATAACGTTCTTCCTTCTTAAATACCTTAATTTCTCTAGTTGCACAAAACCGACTCTCAGCCAAGTCTGGTTTAGGCGATAAAACATTAATCCCATTAACAAATCAATACAATCCTACAGTTGTAGGATTGTATTAAAGCCCGCCCTATTACATGACACTCTCTTAAATCACACATACAAAAATCACCTCGCGATTAATGCAGATTGCAACAAATCAAATATAATTTCGGCCAAAGAGTTTGATTAATTTTCAAATATCCAAGCGTATTTATAGACTTCACTATTCAAGCATGTCATGGACCCGACTTTGAATAAAGAGAGTGGACGCTATGCCCTCAAATGATGGAAGAAAGCTTGACCATAAAACATTAGAAGTTATTCGCATTCGCGCGGTGCAACAAGTCCAAGCGGGAGAAAGCTCCGAAGCGGTTATACAGGCGCTAGGCTTCAGCAGGCCGGGTATTTATGAGTGGCTGGCGGCTTATCTGGAGAGCGGCTATGAAGCGCTTAAAGCGAAACGCCTATATGGGCGTCCCCGCAAATTAAATGGCCGACAATTACGTCAGGTCTATACCTGGGTAGTGGGATATCAGCCTCAGCAGTTTAAGTTTGAGTATGCGCTGTGGACTCGCGGATTGGTACGGGACCTGATCAAGCGAAAGTTCCGGGTCAGCCTGTCTGATGTATCGGTGGGGCGACTCCTGAGGGCGATGGGGCTAACGCCGCAGAAGCCGCTTTTTCGCGCTTACCAACAAGATCCAGACAGGGTTGCTCGCTGGAAACAAGAGGAATACCCATGTATTCGTCAGTTGGCGAAAGCAGCGAGTGCAGAGATCCTCTTCGCGGACGAGGCGAGCATTCGCTCGGATTACCACAGCGGAACGACGTGGTCGATCAAAGGTTTGACGCCGGAAGTGAAGACGACAGGGGCGCGCTTTGGGCTTAACCTGATTTCCGGGGTGTCGGGCAGAGGCGAGTTTCATTTCAAGGTGATAGAAGGAAAGCTAAACACGGAGAGCTTCATCGGATTTTTGAAGGACTTGACGTATAAATCGGAACGCCCGGTCTTTCTAATCGTCGATGGACACCCTGCCCATCAAGCCAGGAAGGTAAAGGTGTATGTCGCCGCCCAGGAAGGCCGGTTGCAACTATTCTTCCTGCCGCCTTATTCTCCCGAACTTAATCCCGATGAGTCTGTGTGGAGCTATTTGAAGCATCAACGTCTGGGCAAGATGAAGGTTGCAAGTCCAGACCAATTAAGAAAGATGGCTTTAAAGATTCTTCGGAGGATGAAAAAAGCGCCATCACTGATTCAAAGTTTATTTAGGCATCCAGAACTTAAATATATTATGGCTTAGTGATCGGATACTTATTTACGGGTTAGTAAAATCGAGAGAGGATGAAAAGTTGAGACAATCTCTAGCTAGCAAAGTTAGAACTAGTCGAGGCAAAGGAAAGAAGGTCACATACAGCATCCAAGCCTTCCATAACACATACTAAAGATGTAGTAATTTAAGCAATAAGTTAAAACTAACGGTCCAAAGATGAATGTTCTCGCAACACCTCCTCCAACTCCTTCCGCACTGGCATGGGCGTAAACGCGCTAACGTTGGCGCCGCCGGTGTTGCCGATGGGGAGGCGGCCGGTGAGGTGGCCGAGTGGGGTTAGGAGCAGGCGCCATAGTTGGCCGCGGATTTCGCGTTGGTCTCGCTTCGCCCACCCTACCCGCAGCATCCAGAGGTGGACGTGAAAGTGCCGGCCCAGGCGGCGTTGTCCCAGGACGTGGGCGTTTTCCAGATGTGCAAACGCGACGTCGAGAAGGCCCTGGCGCCAGTTATCCTGCGCGGCGTTCATTTCTGCGGAGAAGGCTTGTTGCAACGTCGTCATAAGCCCGAAACCTATTGCGTCATAAGGGGTTTACACGCATAGGATAGGTCTCTGAAGTAAAAATTTCATAATTCGCTGACGGCCAGCTTCACTAATCTGGCCACTTCGTTTACTTCGTCCTGGGTATGAAACCTGAGCTTGATCCATTGCGAGTTCAGCGATCTTTTGGGATGGACGGTCGAGTCCTGGGGATGCGTGAGTTTTTCTTTTTTATTGAATCCTTTTTAACTTCCAGAACATCACAATCTATTTGTGCGACTTTGATTATCTCCTCCGGGCGCTGCAAGACTACGCCAGCCGCTGGCGCGCGCCCTTCACCGTGCTAGACTTTACCATTACACGGCAGTTTCTTCCGTCCTTCTCTCCGGGTTCTTCCATTGATCGAATTAAAGAGCGCTGCGACTCATGATCAAGCCTCGAAAGGAGTTGTCACAGACAAATACGTCTGAACGTCTGCGCCATTCCGCCCGCGTCGACCTGTGTGTGAGCATCGCGGTTGTCATCGGATTGACCGCCCTGACCAGCTTCTTTCAAATTGATCTCCTTGAAGGCCTTTACGAATATTCCCGCGCTCACGAAGACTGGGAGCTGGACGAAATTATTATTGCGCTTGGCTGGGTCGGAATAGTCGCCGTGGTATACGGCGTACGTCGCCTGCTGGATATCAGAACCCTGAACCTGGAAATCGCTTCTCACGCCTATTACGACGTCGTGACCGGTCTGCCCAATCGTGTGCTCGCCATCGACAGACTGAATCAAATGCTCGCCAGCGCGCAACGCCGTCGTTCACAGGTGGCGGTGCTGTTTCTGGATTTCGATAATTTCAAAGCCATCAACGATAATCACGGGCATGCCCAAGGCGATATGTTGATCAAAAGCGTTGGCGAGCGTCTGGCGCTGCAAATCCGCCAGGGCGATACCGTGGCGCGCCTGGGCGGCGATGAGTTTCTGATCTTGATCGACCTCGATATCTCAGATAGAGACATCCTCCCCACCGTATCGCGCATTGTCAAAACACAAAAGCAACCCCATCAACTTGGAAATATAGAAATATCAGTCGGCTTCAGCGTCGGCGTGGCGTTGTTCCCCAAGGACGCAGATACGCCGGAGAGCCTGCTGAAAGCGGCGGATATGGCCATGTACCAATCCAAAAGCGACGGCAAGGGGCAAGTGCAGTTTTACTGTGACGACATCGGCCTCCGTCTCACCGAACGCTATAAGCTGGAAAAAGGCCTGAAGCATTCAATCAAGAACAAAGAACTTTATCTCGTCTATCAGCCGCAAATTGATCTGCGGCAGCGCCGGGTAATCGGCTATGAAGCCCTCTGTCGCTGGCGTCATCAAGGCGATCATGTTCCCCCGGATATCTTCATCAAAATTGCGGAAGAAACAGGATTCATTCATGAATTAGGGCGCTGGGTCATGCAGGCGGCGCTGGCGGAAAGTAAAGCCTGGACCGCAAAAAATAACGCCGTGATCGCTGTTAATGTTTCCGCCCGCCAGCTTCAGCGGGACGACTTTATCGATGAAGTGCGGCAAATCCTGGAAGATGCGCAAGTAACGCCACATCGTCTGGAACTGGAAATCACAGAGACCGTCGCCACTTCTGAGCACTCGTCCAATCGCAGGAAACTGCAGGAGCTGCATCTATTGGGCGTCAAGATTTCTCTGGATGACTTCGGCACTGGCTACTCATCGCTGGTGAGATTACGCGAACTTCAGGTCAACCAGCTCAAGATCGACCGCAGCTTTGTGTCCGGTACCGAGGACCTGGACGTCAACAGACAGATTATCAAGGCAATTATCTCTCTCGCAGAAAACCTGGATCTGACCGTCATCGCAGAAGGCGTGGAAACGGCCGAACAAATGGAGATGCTGCAGCAATTCGGTTGTGACTATGTGCAAGGCTATTTCTTTAGTCGTCCGGTGCGCGCAGAAGAAATAAGCGACATCACACACATGATCGAACATACATCGGCCAGCAGCGCCAAAACGGAAAAACAGAGCCCCAGAGGCTAAGTAATACTACGTAATTTCGGAGTAGAAAATTCCGTAGCGCCCCTCTGATCACAAAATCCGAATACAAGCATATACTTAATTCTCGCGCCCAAATTTTATGCCGAACGAGGAAGATTCATTATGCGGGTCAACCAGCCTGTCACGGGTCGCAACCTGGAACTGCCGCCAGACGCCAACATCCTGTCCACCACCACACCAGACAGCCACATCACCTACGTCAACCCGGATTTCATCAAAATCAGCGGCTTCACGAAGGATGAACTGGTCGGCCAGCCACACAATATCGTTCGTCACCCTGACATGCCGCCTATGGCGTTCCAGCACATGTGGCAGACGTTGAAAGGCGGCCGCTCCTGGATGGGACTGGTGAAGAACCGCTGCAAGAACGGCGATCACTACTGGGTCAGCGCCTACGCCACGCCCATCGCCAAAGACGGGCGCACTGTGGAATATCAGTCCGTGCGCACCAAACCGGCGCCGGGGCAGATTGATGCGGCGGAGAAGCTGTACGCCAGCATACGCAACGGCAAAACGCCCCTGGCCTGGCGACTGCCGCGCCTGGACGTGCGCCTCAAAGTTTCCCTGTTGTCCACACTGAGCCTGATTCCAGTCCTGCTGTTCCTCTCTCACCTGCTGCCGATCAGCGTCGCCGACACAGCTATTATGGGCGTCTCACTGGGACTGCTGAACGTGCTGTTTATCTATTTATGGCTGTCCCCTTTGCACAAACTGGTGAAAAAAGCCCGCACCATTTGCGACAACCCGCTGAGCCAGGTTCTGTACACAGGGCGCCATGACGAGTTTGGTGAAATAGAATTCGCCATGGCCATGGCGCAGGCGGAAACCACCGCCGTGATCGGCCGCATGGCCAACGCCGCCAATCAACTGGAGGCGCTCACCGAAGAGCTGGTGTCGGAAATAGAAGATTGTAATAACAAGACCAATGGCCAACAGTCGGAAACCGATCAGGTGGCCGCCGCCATCAACGAAATGACGGCGACCATTCAGCAAGTGGCCGCCACCACACAGGAAGCCGCAAGCGCAGCAGACCATGCCGATAAAGAGACCTCCCAGGGGCAGGAACTGGTCACCAGCACCAAACGCATCATCAGTTCACTGGCGGATGAGATTCATCAGGCTGCGGAAGTGATTCATGACCTGGACAAACACAGCAAAGAAATATCCACCGTCCTCAACGCCATTCAGGACATCGCCGAGCAAACCAATTTACTGGCCCTGAACGCCGCCATTGAAGCCGCCAGAGCGGGAGAAATGGGACGCGGCTTTGCGGTGGTGGCGGATGAAGTGAGGCAACTTGCGTCTCGTACGCAGCAATCCACCACCGACACCCAAAAGATGATCAACTCTCTGCAGGATGGGGCCCGCTCTGCAGTGGCCGCCATGGAGAAAAGCCGTGAGAAAGCCAATCACAGCGTCGACCACGCCCATCAGGCGGCGGAAAAATTGACCGCCATCGGTCGCCGGGTTAATCAGATTTCGGATATCAGCACCCAGATCGCAAGCGCAGTGGAGCAACAGGGCGCCGTGAGTGAAGGCATCAACAACAGCATCGTTACAATCCGGGACGCCGCCAGCGCCAACGCCACCGTGGGCCAGTACAACCGCAAGCGAGCGGAGGATGTGGCGCAACTCACTTCCGCTTTGCAGGAACTGGCGAAACAGTTCTGGAGCAAACGAAGTCAGTCATAAAATTGCGTGCGCGCTGTCCGCGTCCGCCGGGATCAAGGAGAGTTCA is drawn from Hahella sp. KA22 and contains these coding sequences:
- a CDS encoding IS630 family transposase, whose protein sequence is MPSNDGRKLDHKTLEVIRIRAVQQVQAGESSEAVIQALGFSRPGIYEWLAAYLESGYEALKAKRLYGRPRKLNGRQLRQVYTWVVGYQPQQFKFEYALWTRGLVRDLIKRKFRVSLSDVSVGRLLRAMGLTPQKPLFRAYQQDPDRVARWKQEEYPCIRQLAKAASAEILFADEASIRSDYHSGTTWSIKGLTPEVKTTGARFGLNLISGVSGRGEFHFKVIEGKLNTESFIGFLKDLTYKSERPVFLIVDGHPAHQARKVKVYVAAQEGRLQLFFLPPYSPELNPDESVWSYLKHQRLGKMKVASPDQLRKMALKILRRMKKAPSLIQSLFRHPELKYIMA
- a CDS encoding DUF3703 domain-containing protein, whose product is MTTLQQAFSAEMNAAQDNWRQGLLDVAFAHLENAHVLGQRRLGRHFHVHLWMLRVGWAKRDQREIRGQLWRLLLTPLGHLTGRLPIGNTGGANVSAFTPMPVRKELEEVLREHSSLDR
- a CDS encoding bifunctional diguanylate cyclase/phosphodiesterase, with translation MIKPRKELSQTNTSERLRHSARVDLCVSIAVVIGLTALTSFFQIDLLEGLYEYSRAHEDWELDEIIIALGWVGIVAVVYGVRRLLDIRTLNLEIASHAYYDVVTGLPNRVLAIDRLNQMLASAQRRRSQVAVLFLDFDNFKAINDNHGHAQGDMLIKSVGERLALQIRQGDTVARLGGDEFLILIDLDISDRDILPTVSRIVKTQKQPHQLGNIEISVGFSVGVALFPKDADTPESLLKAADMAMYQSKSDGKGQVQFYCDDIGLRLTERYKLEKGLKHSIKNKELYLVYQPQIDLRQRRVIGYEALCRWRHQGDHVPPDIFIKIAEETGFIHELGRWVMQAALAESKAWTAKNNAVIAVNVSARQLQRDDFIDEVRQILEDAQVTPHRLELEITETVATSEHSSNRRKLQELHLLGVKISLDDFGTGYSSLVRLRELQVNQLKIDRSFVSGTEDLDVNRQIIKAIISLAENLDLTVIAEGVETAEQMEMLQQFGCDYVQGYFFSRPVRAEEISDITHMIEHTSASSAKTEKQSPRG
- a CDS encoding PAS domain-containing methyl-accepting chemotaxis protein, with translation MRVNQPVTGRNLELPPDANILSTTTPDSHITYVNPDFIKISGFTKDELVGQPHNIVRHPDMPPMAFQHMWQTLKGGRSWMGLVKNRCKNGDHYWVSAYATPIAKDGRTVEYQSVRTKPAPGQIDAAEKLYASIRNGKTPLAWRLPRLDVRLKVSLLSTLSLIPVLLFLSHLLPISVADTAIMGVSLGLLNVLFIYLWLSPLHKLVKKARTICDNPLSQVLYTGRHDEFGEIEFAMAMAQAETTAVIGRMANAANQLEALTEELVSEIEDCNNKTNGQQSETDQVAAAINEMTATIQQVAATTQEAASAADHADKETSQGQELVTSTKRIISSLADEIHQAAEVIHDLDKHSKEISTVLNAIQDIAEQTNLLALNAAIEAARAGEMGRGFAVVADEVRQLASRTQQSTTDTQKMINSLQDGARSAVAAMEKSREKANHSVDHAHQAAEKLTAIGRRVNQISDISTQIASAVEQQGAVSEGINNSIVTIRDAASANATVGQYNRKRAEDVAQLTSALQELAKQFWSKRSQS